The genomic interval TTTGGTACAGGGACTGTAGAACAATTTCTGACACAAAAACTCATATTCCTCAGATCCCTAAAAGCGTTTAGTAACACTGCGAAAATTTCAGACATAAAACCAATAATTTCAGGTCTCCAAAGTGTTAGTGACAgtagagcattttttttatattcatttcatcattatgaatgaaataattgctgtataatttgaaaactttttaacggcccttcacttatacaatacagataaaaaggttaaaaaaaagttcaaaaggtgcaataaacaaaaactttacctcagaaaaaaataagccattattattttcagtgaaaaatacaaaagaaatacacacaaacaagaGCATGAGATATAAAATGATTCAGCTGCTCCAGAAAGAATAAAGTAGCCTTCGCGATGAAAAAATACAGGAACCATGTACAGGAACCATGCAAAAATACAGGaaccatgtaaaaatacaggaaCCCTGTACAGGAACCATATACAGGaaccatgtaaaaatacaggaactatgtaaaaatacaggaaCTGTGTACAGAAACCATGTACAAGAACCATGCAAAAATACAGGAACCATGTACAGGAACCATGCAAAAATACAGGaaccatgtaaaaatacaggaaCCGTGTACAGGAACCATGCAAAAATACAGGAACTGTGTACAGGAAACACGTACAGGAACCATGTAGAAATACAGGaaccatgtaaaaatacaggaaCCATGTAAAAAAGAATATTGCAAAAGTTTTAGCATGAAGCCTTGAGAATAATGCCtttcataatatttatattcacTACGACTCTGACTTCCAAAATTCAAGACAGAAAATGTATTAAGGAATACCCATTTATATTTACATCGcacaattaaatacatgtatgtataaaatatcaGAATGTTACATTTACAGGAaggaaaaatatgtaaattcagtggacaagtttaaaaaaaaaaaaaacattcctgaATAGTTCTTACAATACAAGTGGTAACAAAGAACTTTACAATATGTTTTACGGAGGAAAGTGCAAAAAGGTAAAGTCTACAATGGAATACACAAGTTTCAATTTGTAAAACACAATTTTCctcaatatttttgaaaattgctGACTGATTCATTAGTCAGACTTCCTTGAAGAGAAAAGTGGAGAATATCTACCCATATAAAGATTAAAGCAAACAACAAAAAGTTAGAATTGGACCATAAAttcaaaatacacatataatgttTATAAATCTACCAGTCTGATATGCTGTACCAATTTATCTTGAGCAAAGAAAGGGTTGTCAATTTTTTCCTTCTTAAAAACTATatacttgtttttatttatttatttcatagaaATAATAGTATAAGATGGTCCCTAAACCAGATAGAAGAAATACatccccctccctcccccccccccttcccagtcaaaacacaaaatgaaatggaCATCttaaacaaatgtaacaaatcacatcattatataataatgataatattcTCATAATATTGCAAAGTTTTACCGACTTGTGCAATTGGTCAAAATTGAGCAAAAGTTTTTAAACAAAACAGGAAATCTTTATTcttttttgacaaaataaatCTCTGTCAGTTCTGAAGCTGAAAAAATGACATGAGCTGAGATTACAACCAATTGGTGTGTGAACAAGGGGCCTGTTTTGAAGCTGTCAAATGTCAAGCTCCCTGCTCACTTCTGGTGAAGtctaaaatgtgacattttaccCTCTAATGGAAAGGCTGAAAAGCCACACATATTACAACATgacataccggtacatgtaaCCAAAGAGTCGCAGATGTTATGTTTCATGACttctttaaaaaacacaaagaaacactaaaACATTGAAATTATTCCAGTCTATCATTATGcacaagatttaaaaaaaaaagttagatATACATCATTATTGTCAAAACAATCTAATGTggaatgtaaacataaataatCGGTTTTGTGTACTCATACGACAGGGGGTTTAGTTTTGTGTACTCAAATCTGTGCTGTAAATTACAGAAACACAAAACTAGCAATGGCTATCCTGGAATGATTAACATTGTATTCATACCTCACTTCTTTTGAACTTAGTATCTTTGTCATAAACATCGATATCATCATAAACATCAATATCATCATAAACATCGATATCATCATAAACATCGATATCATCATAAACATCAATATCATTGATATCATCATAAACATCGATATCATCATAAACATCAATATCACCATAAACATCGATATCACCATAAACATCGATATCACCATAAACTGGTctgaacaaaaatacatgtaatgaacaaGAAATGAACGTAATAATACTTCACCACATAAGGGAATTAAAATCCTCAAAAAATCACTTCCGATATTAAGTTACTAAATTTGTGACTATGTAACGAGTGGATTAAATAGCCTAGCTGTATGTGATCACTGTGTATTCTGTAGGACGGCTGCTCTGCCCCACTTACGTCCGTCTGACTGTGCATCCGTCGTGTCGTTGTTCTTCATAACGGCTTGTACACAGTTGAGTCCCTCTGTGACTTTTACCAGATTGTAACCTTGACCTCTGAGGTATTTCACCACTTCTTCAGGAAGGCCTTCTGCACAGATCAAATATCGAAAAAATGAGTCCCACATGTGTgcagtttaattaatttaatacacgtattttaattttaataatctTCATTAAACTTCTTGAATAATGTAATCCAATCTGAGTTAAATATACAATCAATGTTTTGGACTGAAGTTTGAGCTTAAActgaagtttgatttatttatttatttgattggtgttttacgccatactctagaatatttcactttcacaatgGCAGGTAGCATTATGAGAccaaccacaggttgctggcagactttcctacGTACCTGTACACACTAAAGTTTGAGCTTGGAACTGAAGTTTAAACTTGGATCTGAAAATCTGACATAGGCCTGATGTTTAAGCTTACCCCATATCTTTGCTTGGGGGTTTACGTTATACCTAAGAATTAAGAGTTATACTTAAGATCACGAGGAGCGTGTAAATATACTGCATCTTTTTGTGGCAGGACaagcccatgccgccaaagtgctgctgccacggaagtatcatgccaaagacaccagagatgacaccccagcctgtcacattatattgacaccgggccaaccagttctatttccttgctctaacttctcagtgctgaatgccaaacgaggcagcaacaagtaccattttcaaagtttttggcATGGCTCGACCGAGGTTTGATCTCGGGCCTCTCAGCTTTGAGGCAGACCttctaaccattaggcaacCGAAGTGGTCCAGTTTAATTGAAGTCTGAAGTCCAAAAGCAATCACTGTATAAACTTACCTTCATAGTCTGTCTCATTCTCAAAAAGCTGGTCATGGACTCGGGGTCTAGAAATGGCTTCCTCCAGGGTCATGCCAAATGACAGCAGGTTAACAAGAGTCTCTGCCACACCTGAGAATGACAGGTAAGATAAGTGTAAGGATTTAAAAAAGATTACTTTCactttttcagtgatgatggtCATGTCAGGGGAACCAATCAAAACAagcttgaaaaaaaaccccccaaaataAAACCTTTTTGTTGACACAAATCCTCATATAAACCAGTAAAGACTGATTTATCTGATTATCTGTGTTTgcaatatcaaaatgtaataacataaatgatatCTTCGTGGCCAAGTTGTCAGCATGCCAGCGCAACGTAATAACTCAAAaacctctcaacaatgtggttgctgttagttcaagttcagctcatgctggttttcagTACCCAAAGCTCCCCCACCCCTCCACAGtttgcccactttcctcccaccaaaatgcttgCCATCAtacagatgaaatattttggagtacagcataaaacgcccatcaaaataaataatactaaataaacactgacatttTATTTACGAATAACTAATGGATACCTGAGATAATCCTGGTTCCGTTGGATGCCCCCACCGCCATTCTTAGGGCACACGGCTTCTTAATGGTGTACACCACCGTGGGTGTCATGGCTGACAGCGGACGCTTACCTGCCTTAGGTAAATTCAGCTGAAACATCAACACATATATTTGATGTTAACACAAAAAAAGTGCCAACCACAGCTCCGTTTTGGAGAGTTTGAATTTGATATTATTTATCttttcagctcatgctggcttcctctccggccgtaagtgggaaggtctgccagcaacctgcggatggtcgtgggtttcccccgggctgtgcccggtttccacccaccataatgctggctgccgtcatataagtgaaatattcggcgtaaaacaccaatcaaaaaaaaaaaaaaaaaaaaaaaaaatcaatcaatacttTTTTGAAATGgaaaaatcagatttatttgttGCACAGAAATacttgtgttgtacatgtatcaaatttgttattccccccccccccccacccagtGGCATCTTACGGTGTTAGGGGGTAGTCCCATTTTGTTGGTCACCCCTGGGGTATCAAAGTCGTCCATGTGGTTATTCAGCTGGATCCCTGTAGATGTCATTAGTCTCGCTCCGAACCAGTAATTAGTTGACCTGTTAACGAGGTGATTATAGTTAAATCAGTTTAAATATATCAACCGATAAAAGGAAATCAAtttgcaaaaaacaaaagattaaGTTAGCTTGACGcagtttaaatttattgtttctGCACTAATTTTTGCACACTAGTGCAACATAATGACCtaggaccctctcaccaatgcggtcgctgtgaattcaagtccagctcatgctggcttcctctccggccgtacatgggaaggtctgtcagcaacctgcggatggtcctgggtttcctcccaccataatgctggctgccgtcgagtaggtgaaatattcttgagtacgacgtaaaacaccaatcagataaatatataaataaataaatttttgcgTATCGTAATTTGCCTGATTACATCTATGCCGTATGCGCTCTGCTCGCTGCGACGTCACGCTGCTGACTAAAATGGGCAAATATGTTCAATTCCACAGGTGTATCATTACTCCGATGCAAAGGTAATTTGCACTCATGTTAGTTTGGTGACCCccacttttttatttgatattacCATCATCATTCCCACAgtgacttttaaaaaaaatgtcaagaaaatttaaatttgctCTTCTTTTAAGAAAAATCTTGTTCCTCTCAATTAACAAAGCAACTTAAGATTTGCCAATTTACAAGTAATTAAAACTACAGCTTTTACCTTTGTGTTTAGTCACCTCCCATTCTGTTCCAAatgttatgacattaatgactaaaattacatcatttatttatttatttgttcgtttgattgaagttttatgctATAcataggaatatttcacttatacaacagcagccaggattatggtgaaaggaaactgggcagagccactGGGAAAACACACGGCTGCATACAGAGAAGaaattgtgagaaaaaaaatttattttaactgtgaACTTTTACAAAACCCTGTACACTTACGCAGTCACAGACACATACAGCTCATTGGAATCAGCTGCTGACAAATGAGTTGTCCCCCCTGAGGACTTCTTGTATGATGGAGGTAAGTAAAACTCAAGTGGCTTGGTTCCATTGTAGGTCATTATTTTTTTCCGCATTTCAGCAGCAGTttctttcctgaaaaaaaaaaaaatgaaaaagatataaCATAACACCACggccttcactgataaaaaaaaaggatatttCACAAAGTTAGATATCCCTTTTGTGCTTCAATATTTGGTATTTCACAGCCATGAAGATGTCATTCTGTCAGGCCAatcagaagctagagaccatgtGACCTGCTTAGAAACAAACGACATTATTTCATAGGAAAAGGCCTACTTTTAAATCTCTGTtagcgatcttgtatccgttggatgtgtataattttcagctttccacgAAGTCTGAGTATTTCCGCAGAGCTTTCATAACGTTACTTTATACAACTAGGCattactggtcgctagcgaagtggcaaaaagtgaccttttccccaatgctttaacactgggCGGTCATTTTATTTTAGACACAAAAGGGTGGTCACAAGACCTCCAACTTCTGACCCATCTCAGGAAATATGACATTGAAAATCACAACCATTGATCAAGGCACAAGTGACACTAAGAGCCCATCTGTCACATCACATCTGGTAGGTTCTCAATTCCTCCTTCATAATATATTATTACTATTTACTATGCATTTTTTCTTCTCTCCAATACTGCTCTTTATTTCTAATTAAtatcaataaaaacaatatttatttatttgatcagagttttacaccaaactcaagaatatttcgcttatacaatggtggACAGGAAATGGGCAGTGGTTGGGGAAAACCCCATGGTCAATCGAAAGTAACAAAATTGACTGTTATTTAATACAGTGGTCAAGATTAGAACAAAACCAGTAAGATTAGAGAATAACTGTCCTATAGTCTTATATAACAAACACCTCTCTTCATACAGTCTTCATAAATGTATGATGAAGTCTACATTACTAAGgtcaccgccccccccccccccccacataaAACAGATCTGTACTTACATAATCATGTACATAGAAGAGTTGTCTACACTTGAAGAAAAGTCTGGATCTGCCAGCAGGGGGCGTTGTGCATAAGCAAATCGGAATGTCTGCCAAAATTAAAAAGGATTATTTGTGTGAAACATCAGCAATGCTCGAATTTTAAAAGAAACACGGGTAAAATAATACTGTTTATAATGCAAACATTTAGACAGTCTTGGGATGTCTCGATTAAAGTGATCCCTGTTATCAGCTGTCACATGTTTACTCCTGAGATGTTTACCTGTGACATGTTTACCTGTGACATGTTTACCTGTAACATGTTTACCTGTGACATGTTTACCTGTGACATGTTTAtctgtaaaatgtttacttgtgacatgttcatttgtaatatgTTTACCTGTGACATGTTTACTAGTCACTTGTTCAAATTTTATTGTAACTTTGTGCAGATTTAGTTGAAACTATGTGTCAGAACATTTGTCAGCTACAATACCGGGCAATGAGCAGTTGTTTCCTTAAGTTTGTGCTGCATTTTTTTAGCCCAAAATCTggtttactcatttatttgatggttgtttaacaccacacttaCTGTATGATTTCTCACTCATACGATggaatcagttttatgggcggaggaaactgACCTGGGATAAATGCCTGCACTCTGGCCTCTTACTGATGCACTTTCTCACCTGTGAGGTGTAGATGCCCTTTCTCACCTGTGAGGTGTAGATGCCCTTTCTCACCTGTGAGGTGTAGAAGCACTTTCTCACCTGTGAGGTGTAGATGCACTTTCTCACCTGTGAGGTGTAGATGCCCTTTCTCACCTGTGAGGTTTAGATGCACTTTCTCACCTATGAGGTGTAGatattttggtggaagacaggtgaTTTTTAACAAACGCTAGTTTGAGCAAATGGCCGTGCATGCACCCTCAGCCACTTAATGTCACCAAtgcccacaaacagtgagagtgcCCAAATCTAGTGATAACTGTTTACATTCCTCACATACCTACCTCAATCATCCTGTGGTACATCAGTGAGCTGTTCTTGTCTGCAGCTGTCCAGTTAAAGCCCTCCATGATGTTGAGCATCATCATTAGGGTAGGGCCTCCCCCTGGGGGCTGGCATGGCCAGAATGCCCTTATCTGAAGGAGACACAGAGAAGGTGCAAGGGTGATACAGATTCCAAAATATTTCTATTTTACAAGCAGTGGTTTTCAACGAGCCTTATACTGCGCAAATCCCCACACAAGCGTCCTGCATGGATTGCTGTCAGCTGTTGCTGTCAGCTGGACAAACGCTCACAAGAGCGACCTGCAGGGAATTACCGTCAGCTGGGCAAACGCCCACATGAGTGCCCTGCACGGATTACCGTCAGCTGGGCAAAGGCAAGTGGTTATACTATGGCAGTCCAGTAATTCCCGGTCCATGGCCAGGTTTGAGCCCTCACCATATAGCTCCTAGAGAGACAAAGACAAGCCCCTGATTTGACTCACGAAGTTAGATACTTACCCCCATATGTAGAATGGACAGCCTTTCTTTCAACTGCCTTGTAATCCTGCAAATCCTgaagagttatgccccttttgTCTGCGAAttgtaagaaaaatattttacttatttatttgatacagtAAACAAATCAATGGTAGTCATGCTTAAGACTGTCTGAAACTTGTCTGAAATTTAAAATCCATAAAAAATTGTACTGCAGGTGCGTTGTAATGTTCTCCAATAGATCTGTCATTTGGTCTCCTctaaattacctcccttgtcataCGGCAGCAGTTAAAATGTGAATGAGGGATTAGTCCTTTAGGTGTAAAACTATGAGCTCACCTATCGAAGTATGCAGTATGTAGGTCATAAGACAACAGTAACAAACTATTTTATAGGTAATATAATGTAGAAAAACGTAACATTAGTTGAGAGTCAAAGAAATCTTGAGATTTGGGTAGACAGGGTCAACAGTTCAACAGGGTCGCTCAGACTGTGTGTGGTATACAATCATGTACGGGTAATTCATTAAGAGGTTTCAAAAATTTTCCTCGAATAACGTACAAAAGTATGGGCATACCCTCCAAGTTCACATTCCAATTAGATAATGTAATCAGGCATTTTCAATTTCCCATCAAAATTTGCTCTCTTTACATGAAACACATCATgtaaatatcattatatcagcAAATTAAATCAGCAATAATTTACTGCTTGTTTAACCTTACAATTCAAATGACTAAACATTCTGATGTCCTTTCTTTTGTCATTTGGATTCGCTTATTTTGCATACcacagcgtaataacccagaagcttctcaccctATGcggtttgctgtgagttcaagtccagctcatgctggcttcctctctggccgtaagtgggaaggactgtcagcaacatgcagatggtcgtgggtttccccccaggctctgcccggtttcctcccaccataatactgtttgccaacgtataagtgaaaatattcttgattacggtgtaaaacaccaatcaaataaataaataaattttgcacaCCCATGGAAAAACTATTTCATAATTTAAAGCCTGACCTCAACATTTTTCTGATGATGCTGGGTCATTCAGTAACCTTCCAATGACATTAATTTCCCCTAAACTTATAGCACATACAAAAGTTATAATTTAAAATAGAAGATTACAGCTGGGGGAACAATTCTCATAGCAACAATGATAGTTtggtagctggcaaatagtaCCATGTAAACTAGTCACACTCACCGCATCAACAATGGAACTGGCAATTTCCCCCTCATAAAATGCCCCGGGTCCATTCTCTGCATAATGGCCAGTGGTCAGCCAGCTTTGGCTGGACAATCTGGTCCCCAAGCCCAACAAACTGGCCATTGCGGACATAGATGTCTCTAAGTGGACCTTTGAAATCATCGATAGAGACTTTTGTGAGGGCCAATactgaaatataaaacaaaacattatcagCAAACACGATGAGCATAAGGTCATTAGAGAatctttttctacgtgtagttCTGGGGAAATCTTGAAAAAGCAACAGGATATTTTGAGACCAGGGGCAGCCTATAGTGTGAAGGCCTATCACTCTTCATACAGAGCATTTGCATGGACAACAGTTGTACTGCTTAAtcattatatattttgatatttatatacCAACGAATCCTAACATAAAATCTcgttagttttattttttagacGATTTCTGCTCGGTTCCTAATCACGAGGATTACATGGATAGTTTTCTTGTAAGATTTTACGTAATCCCCACGTAAATTTGCCAAAGATTTCCGTGTGAAACTTGagttttaattaaaaaagaTGAATTTTGGAAAAACAACGATTATCTGCTAAtctaaaacattttcaaagtctCCATATAAAGCTGGGGCTAAAGTCATCATTAAAAAGCTAACAGTAGAAAATaagaaattctaaaaaaaaaaaatcatttaatacaagaaaacacataCAGCTGTATGCTTCAAATAAAAGGTACAATTTGcaattaaattacaaataaaaaaagatgtgaaatatgacagaaatattgaGTTGTTAGCACAAACATACAAGTAATTAACTGATAATCGATGgcagaaaagacaaaaattgtcattcaaatagaaaaaaaaattgattattgTTGGACGCCATActcatgaaacaaatgaattcatttagtttatttgattggtgttttatgctgtagtcaagaatatttcacttatacaacggcagctagcattatggtgggacgaaacccatgaccatccacaggttgctgacagaccatcccataCTGGACAGAAAGCAAAActtcagctggacttgaactcaccattgatcgcattggtgagagacttcggTCACAGCACGGTACTGGTACCTGAAccaaattgaagaaaaaattgtaCTGGttctaaaaccattttatttctCCCTCTAGGAATCATGACTCATGAAAATGTCTCTGTTTCACGTCATGACTGAACAAACAGCATTCACTGTATCTTATGTAACCTATTTCTTTTTGTCACGTTGAATCCATTCCGTGCGATCTCAACAGACGGTATCACCAAGTCCTTCCACGGCAACCTGCAAAACAACACTGCACTGTCAGattatttttgttattgaaaatgaaaataaaacatgaattctGGAAGGATAGCTttactgtaatccttcaacctttttgcatgattgcaaagtgtttatttaagcatattctgaaagcattattttatgtacactattaaaataatttatttatctgactggtgttttacaccatactcaagaatatttcacttatataatggtggtgagcattatcgtgggaggaaaccgggcagagcccacgggaaatccacgaccaacCTTACCTGTCATACAACAATCATTTACACCTAACCTGTCATACAGacaatcactacaccttacctgtcatgcagcaatcactacaccttacctgtcatacagcaatcactacaccttacctgtcatacagcaatcactacaccttacctatcatacagcaatcactacaccttacctgtcatacagcaatcactacaccttacctgtcatacagcaatcattacaccttacctgtcatacaGCAATCAGTACACCTAGCCTGTCATACAGacaatcactacaccttacctgtcatacagcaatcactacaccttacctgtcatacagcaatcactacaccttacctgtcatacagcaatcactacaccttacctgtcatacagcaatcactacacctagcctgtcatacagcaatcactacaccttacctgtcatacaGCAATCACTACACCTAGCCTGTCATACAGACAATCACTACACCTAACCTGTCATACAGCAATCAATACACCCTAACTGTCATACAGCAATCACTACACCTAACCTGTCATAcagcaatcactacaccttacctgtcatacaacaatcactacaccttacctgtcatacagacaatcactacaccttacctgtcatacagcaatcactacaccttacTTGTCATACAGACAATCACTACACTAGCCTGTCATAcagcaatcactacaccttacctgtcatacaacaatcactacaccttacctgtcatacaGACAATCACCGCACCTAACCTGTCATACAGCAATCACTACAACTTACTTGTCATAcagcaatcactacaccttgcctgtcatacagcaatcactacaccttacctgtcatacaGCAATCAGTACACCTAGCCTGTCATAcagcaatcactacaccttacctgtcatacagcaatcactacaccttacctgtcataaagcaatcactacaccttacctgtcatacagcaatcactacaccttacctgtcatacagcaatcactacaccttgCCTGTCATACAGACAATCACTACACCTAACCTGTCATACAGCAATCAGtacaccttacctgtcatacagacaatcactacaccttacctgtcatacagcaatcactacaccttacctgtcatacaACAATCACTACACCTAACCTGTCATAcagcaatcactacaccttacctgtcatacagcaatcactacaccttgcctgtcatacagacaatcactacaccttacctgtcatacaCCAATCACTACACCAAGCCTGTCATACAGacaatcactacaccttacctgtcatacagcaatcactacaccttacctgtcatacagcaatcactacaccttacctgtcatacagcaatcactacaccttacctgtcatacagcaatcactacaccttgCCTGTCATACAGACAATCACTACACCTAACCTGTCATACAGCAATCACTAAACCTTGCCTGTCATACAGCAATCACTACACCTAGCCTGTCATAcagcaatcactacaccttatctgtcatacagcaatcactacaccttacctgtcatacaGCAATCAGTACACCTAGCCTGTCATACAGCAATCACTACACCTAGCCTGTCATAcagcaatcactacaccttatctgtcatacagcaatcactacaccttacctgtcatacaGACAATCATTACACCTTGCCTGTCATACAGACAATCACTACACCTAACCTGTCATAcagcaatcactacaccttacctgtcatacaACAATCACTACACCTAGCCTGTCATACAGACAATCACTACACCTTATCTGTCATACAGCAATCACTGcaccttacctgtcatacaacaatcactacaccttacctgtcatacaGACAATCACTGcaccttacctgtcatacagcaatcactacaccttaccTGTCAAACAGCAATCAGTACACCTAGCCTGTCATACAGacaatcactacaccttacctgtcatacagcaatcactacaccttacctgtcatacagcaatcactacacctaacctgtcatacagcaatcactacaccttacctgtcatacagcaatcactacaccttgCCTGTCATACAGACAATCACTACACCTAACCTGTCATAcagcaatcactacaccttacctgtcatacaACAATCACTACACCTAACCTGTCATACAGACAATCACTACACCTTATCTGTCATACAGCCATCACTACACATTACCTGTCATACAGACAATCACTGCACCTGTATACCTGATGTACAATAATCAGTACACATTACCCATCATACAGCAATCACTGCACCTTTATACCTGATGTACAACAATCAGTACACCTTACTTGTCATCCAGCAAATTACTGCACCTTTATACCTGATGTACAACAATCAGTACACCTTACTTGTCATCCAGCAAATTACTGCACCTTTATACCTGATGTACAAAAATCAGTACATCTTACTTGTCATCCAGCAAATTACTGCACCTGTATACCTGA from Liolophura sinensis isolate JHLJ2023 chromosome 3, CUHK_Ljap_v2, whole genome shotgun sequence carries:
- the LOC135464002 gene encoding glutathione hydrolase 1 proenzyme-like, producing the protein MEITPNGTTTEGAIVMTTAEMDHPLSDDQQLVADGVHSPDAGQDEGSHGLGAGFGKKGCNRPTGGLAILISATLVFSLAVTVALIIQIYAGPYVGEYGGVAADVPQCSQLGVDILAKGGSAVDAAIASLFCVSVINAHNSGIGGGGFMLIYDHKTNTHLTRAIDFRETAPSSAYPDMFKDDKDGSRKGPRSVGVPGQLRGMEMAHNLYGRLPWKDLVIPSVEIARNGFNVTKRNRLHKIQTTRRKRFSNDLMLIVFADNVLFYISVLALTKVSIDDFKGPLRDIYVRNGQFVGLGDQIVQPKLELYGEGSNLAMDRELLDCHSITTCLCPADGNPCRALMWAFAQLTIRAFWPCQPPGGGPTLMMMLNIMEGFNWTAADKNSSLMYHRMIETFRFAYAQRPLLADPDFSSSVDNSSMYMIMKETAAEMRKKIMTYNGTKPLEFYLPPSYKKSSGGTTHLSAADSNELYVSVTASTNYWFGARLMTSTGIQLNNHMDDFDTPGVTNKMGLPPNTLNLPKAGKRPLSAMTPTVVYTIKKPCALRMAVGASNGTRIISGVAETLVNLLSFGMTLEEAISRPRVHDQLFENETDYEEGLPEEVVKYLRGQGYNLVKVTEGLNCVQAVMKNNDTTDAQSDGRKWGRAAVLQNTQ